The genome window TCCAAAGAAGCTGCCGGCGTCCAATTGGCGAATTTCATCCAGCGTAAAGCTGCTCACTTTTCCGGTGCCGTCCGTTGTACGATCCACGGTGTTGTCATGAATCACGACGAGCTTTCCGTCTTTAGTGGCCTGCACATCGATTTCGATGTAATCGGCTTTCATTTTCACGGCCTTGCGGAATGCCGCCATCGTATTTTCAGGCGCGTACCCCGAGGCTCCCCGGTGAGCGATTGTGTCCACGCGGTCTGCCTTTTCGTTTGGCGCGGCCATGACGGCAATCGGCTGAATCAGTCCTGTCAAAAGGGTGGCTGCAAGCAACATCTTTCGCATTTGGATCATGTCGGGAATCTCCTCCTTGGATTGGAACTTCCCCTTGAAGATAACGGAGCAATGTAAAGAGGAAGTGAAGGTGTTGTAAAGAAGGGGCGGCTTGCCTCATTTTCGTTCAGAAGGCCTGTATGATGAGGAGTGTCGTTATTTCCAATGGATCGGTTTTCCAATTAATTTGGAGGGCGTGAGGAAAAAAGCACCATACCAAAAGGCCGAGGGACCGAAACTAAATGGAATGTTTTTCCGTCTAATGCTGTAAGAGAAGCATTTTTGGGGGGAACAGGATGAAGCCGATCACTCGCAGCAGATGGCGAATCGCGGCTGGCGTCTGCTATTATCGGTGGAAGCGGCATGCGCAGTGGCTCTTCGGAAAAAAGAAGTATGCAAGAAAAAGAAGCGCTGAGCTTCTGCCCCATGTTCATTTTCGCCATCAGACGATCTTGCTGCGGCAGCTGCAGGACGTGGAGATGTGGATGCAGCACAACAAGGTAACCAATTTGCGTATCGCTGCGGGTCGGCTGAATCAGGTCACGATCCTGCCAGGCGAGACGTTTTCCTATTGGCGATTGATAGGCAAGCCCACACGGAAAAAAGGCTATCTGGACGGGATGCTGCTGTCGCACGGCAAAGTCACGGCGGGAGTGGGCGGAGGGCTGTGCCAGTTGTCCAATTTGCTGTACTGGATGACCCTGCACACGCCGCTGACCGTCACCGAACGCCATCGGCACAGCTACGACGTTTTCCCTGATTCCGGGCGTACACAGCCGTTTGGAAGCGGAGCGACCTGCTTTTACAACTATCTGGATCTGCAGATCGCCAATGTGACCAAGAGCACATTTCAGCTGCATGTATACGTGACCGACTCGCATTTGGTCGGGGAATGGCGATCGGACATGCCGCCGACACGAAGGTATGAGATCGTAGAGAAAGAACAAGCGATTAGGCCGTCCTTGTGGGGTGGATATGAGCGCTCTAATCGGCTGTACCGCAACGTGTTTTCCCTGGATGGGGAATGGCTGGATGAGGAATGGGTGACGGAAAATCGAGCGATGATGATGTATGAGCCCCTATTGCCAGAAGCGCAATCCCATGCGAGCGGACAAAATTAGAAGAGGATGATGTTTCCTATTCCGTATACGAACTGGAACTCGGCTCCAATCTGTGCGAAAATAGGAACATATGCACTCGTCTCGTAACGTGGAAAGGTGGACTTATACAAATGTCTTCTGTTGATCGTATCGTATCAGGTTTAAACCCCGAGCAGCGAGAAGCTGTTCTGACTACAGAAGGGCCCGTATTGATTCTGGCCGGAGCGGGCAGTGGCAAGACAAAGGTTCTCACCCAACGAATTGCCTATCTCATTAGTGTGAAGCAAGTAGCGCCGTGGAGCATCCTGGCGATTACGTTTACGAATAAAGCGGCACGTGAAATGCAAAACCGCGTGGCGGGCCTCATCGGGGGAGCGGCGGCGCAGGATGCCTGGCTGTCGACCTTTCACTCCTTGTGCGTACGCATCTTGCGCCGGGATATTGACCGTTTGGGGATCAGCCGCAGCTTTTCCATCCTGGATGCGGGAGATCAGCTGTCAGTCGTAAAGCAGTGCTTGAAGGATCTGAATATCGATCCGAAGCAATACGAGCCGCGCTCCATTTTGGCGGCGATCAGCACGGCGAAGAACGAACTGACAGATCCGGAGACCTTTGCAAAACTGGCGGGAGATCCATTTTCACAGGTAGCGGCCAAGGTCTACGAGGCGTATCAGAAAAAGCTGAAAAACAACCAGTCGCTGGACTTTGACGATCTGATCATGACGACCGTGCGTCTGTTTAAAGAAGTGCCGGAAGTGCTGGAATTCTATCAGAAAAAATTCCGCTACATCCATGTCGATGAGTATCAGGATACCAACCGCGCCCAGTATCTGCTGATTTCCATGCTGGCAGACAAGTACCGCAACGTCTGCTGCGTGGGGGATGCGGATCAGAGCATTTACAAATGGCGCGGGGCAGATATTTCCATCATTTTAAACTTTGAAAAAGACTATCCCGAAGCGAAAATGATTAAACTGGAGCAAAACTATCGTTCCACGAAAACGATCCTGCAAGCAGCCAACCAGGTGATCGCCAACAACAAGCTGCGCAAGGAAAAGAAGCTGTGGACGGATAATGCAGGCGGCGAAAAAATCAGCTGCTTCCAGGGGGATTCGGAGCATGACGAGGCGTACTTCATCGTCGATTCGATCCGCAGACAGATGTCCCAGTACAAGCGCTACGACAAGTTTGCCGTCCTGTACCGGACCAACGCCCAATCCCGTGTGGTGGAGGAAGTGTTCATCAAATCGAACATCCCATACACCATCGTAGGCGGCACCAAGTTCTACGACAGAAAAGAGATCAAGGACATTCTCGCTTACCTGCGTTTGATTTCCAACCCGGACGATGACATCAGTCTGGCTCGCATCATCAATGTACCGAAACGAAATATCGGGGATACGACTGTAGACAAGCTGCAGGCGTACGCCAATGCAAACGGACAGTCTCTCTTCCAGGCCATTCAGGAAGCGGGATACATGGGGCTGCCCGCACGCACCACCAATGCGATCCTGTCCTTTAACGATCTCATCACGAGCTTGATGCAGATGACGGACTACCTCAGTGTCACCGAACTGGTGGAAGAGGTGCTCAAGCGATCAGGATACCGTGAATCGCTGAAAGAAGACAAAACCTTGGAAGCGCAGGCTCGCCTGGAGAATATCGAAGAGTTTCTCTCCGTTACCCAGGAGTTCGAGCGCAAAAACGAAGACAAGAGCTTGCTCGCGTTCCTGACCGATTTGGCACTCGTGGCAGACATCGATTCACTGGACGGGGAGGATGACAAGCAGGAAGCTTCCGCTGAAGGCCAGGTCGTTCTGATGACCTTGCACAGCGCCAAGGGACTGGAGTTTCCGGTCGTTTATCTCGTAGGCATGGAGGAGGGAGTCTTTCCGCACAGCCGCTCGCTGTTTGACGAGTCCGAGATGGAAGAGGAGCGCCGCCTCGCCTACGTGGGGATTACGAGGGCGGAAGAACGACTATTCATGACCTGCGCGCGGATGCGTACGTTGTTTGGTCGGACGAATGTCAATGCGCCTTCCCGATTCCTGCAGGAAATTCCCGCTGAGCTGCTCGACGGCAGCCCTGTTGCTGACAGAGGCTACGGTGGCGGGGGAGGCGGCGGTTTCGGTCAACGTGATGCAGCCCGCTCTCCTTTTGGCACAGGTGGCTATCAGGCAGGAGCAGCCCCTCGCGTAGGGATGGCTCAGCGCACTGCTGCGACAGCCGGATCTCCATTTGCTCGTCCAGCAGCCCAGGCAGGCAGCAAACTGCCGGGGCATGGCGCGGCAGCAGGTTTGGATTGGAAAGTGGGAGACAAAGTAAAGCATGGCAAGTGGGGCACAGGGACAGTCGTCAAAGTGAAAGGAGCCGGCGACGACATGGAGCTGGACATTGCGTTCCCGAGCCCGACCGGCATCAAAAAGCTGTTGGCCAAATTTGCGCCGATTGAACGGGGATAAAGCAACAGAATCGGTAAAGTAAAGGATGAGCGAGATGGATCGACTGACGGCGGAAACAAAAATGAAAGAATTAGCGAAACGAATTGAGCGGCATAATCGTCTTTACCATGAAGAGGATCGGCCTGAGATCACAGACCAGGAATACGATCAATTGATGCGGGATTTGCGAGAGCTGGAAAACAGCTTTCCGGAACTGGTCGCAGCGGATTCCCCGACCCAGCGCGTGGGCGGGGAGCCTCTCCCTTTCTTTGAAAAGGTGGTACATAAAACGCCGATGCTCAGCTTGGGCAATGCCTTCAATGAGGAGGACCTGCGGGATTTTGACCGTCGTGTCCGCCAGGCAGTCGGCAATCAGGCAGTGCGCTATGTGGGTGAGCTCAAGATCGATGGACTCGCTGTCTCGCTACATTATGAAAACGGCGTGTTTGTACGGGGGGCTACTCGCGGGGACGGAACGACGGGTGAAGACATTACCCAAAACCTCCGAACCATTCGCTCCATTCCCCTTCGTTTGACGAGACCGCTCTCACTGGAGGTTCGCGGCGAGGCGTACATGTCCAAAGGCGCGTTTGAGAGGCTGAACAAGGAGCGCGAGGAACGGGGCGAAGCTCTTTTTGCCAATCCGCGCAACTCTGCAGCGGGCTCATTGCGACAGCTGGATCCCAAGATTGCCGCTTCCCGTCAGCTGGATACGTTCATTTACGGCATCGGGGAACTACAGGGAGAAACAGTCGAGTCTCATAGCGAAGGTCTGAACCTGCTGGAAACATTGGGCTTTGCCGTCAATCCCGAACGTCGTGTGTTCGACAACATCGAAGACCTGATCGCGTTTATTGCCGGATGGACGGAAAAACGGCCAAGTCTGCCGTACGAGATCGATGGCATGGTGATCAAGGTGGACAGCTACGCACAGCAGCAGGAGCTCGGATTTACCGCCAAAAGCCCGCGTTGGGCCATTGCGTATAAGTTTCCTGCAGAAGAGGCGATTACGGTGCTGGAAGGCATCGAGGTATCGGTGGGGCGTACGGGTGCGGTCACGCCAACGGCTCTGCTGAAGCCTGTGAGCCTGGCAGGAACAACGGTCAAGCGGGCTTCCCTGCACAACGAGGACATCATTCGGGAAAAAGGATTGATGATTGGCGATCACGTTGTCGTCAAAAAAGCGGGTGACATCATACCGGAAATTATTGCGGTGCTCCCGGAGCGCCGCACAGGGGACGAGAAGCCATTTTCCATGCCGAGCCATTGCCCGGAGTGCGGCAGTGATCTCGTCCGTCTGGAAGAGGAAGTGGCACTGCGCTGCATCAATCCAATGTGCCCTGCCTTGATTCGTGAAGGCATGATTCACTTCGTGTCCCGTACTGCCATGAACATCGATGGACTCGGTGAAAAAGTAGTGGCGCAGCTGTTTAACGATGGCATCATTCACAGTGTGGCAGATCTCTACTATTTGCATTTGCAGCGTGATGTGCTGCTCGGCATGGAGCGGATGGGCGAAAAGTCGGTCGACAACCTGCTGGCCGCAATCGAAGCCAGCAAGCAAAACTCACTGGAGCGAGTCCTGTTCGGCTTGGGAATTCGTCTGGTGGGTGCAAAGGCAGCGCGGGTCATCGCGGAGCATTTTGGCACCATGGATGCGATTATGCAGGCGAGCGAGGAAGATTTGACTCAAATCGACGAGATCGGTCCGAAGATGGCGGCTAGCTTGGTCAATTACTTCGAGCAGCCGCAGGCAAAAGCCGTCATTGAACGGCTGAGGGCAGCTGGAGTGAATATGGAATACAAGGGCTTGCGTATCGAGGGCGGAGCCGATTTGCCTTTCGCCGGCAAAACGATCGTGCTCACAGGTACGCTGGCGCAAATGTCGCGTCAGGAAGCCGAAGAGGCAATCGCGCGTCTGGGCGGCAAAGTGACGGGCAGTGTTAGTAAAAAAACGGATCTGGTCATTGCGGGTGAAAAGGCGGGCTCCAAGCTGGAGAAGGCTGAAAAGCTGGGGGTAGCTGTGATGGATGAAGCTGGCTTCCTGGAAGTATTGGGGAGCAACAGCTAATATCTGATCAGGGTGCGGCGACGGACTGGATGAGTATAGAGGGGGACGTGAAGAGCATGAAAGGCTTCCTACGAGTGGGATACGGAGCAATGGTTTTGGTATTCTTGGCAGGCTGCGGAGTCACCGGGCAGCAGAGTAAACCGGCTCCACCATCCGTGACGGCAGCAGCTCTAAAGGGTGACCTAACGTATCAGGATGTTTTGGAAAGAGGAGAAACCGTGCACAATCTGGCGATGACTGCAGATGCTGAGCGGATTTGGGTGGGAACCCATTCGGGCTTGTACAGTTCCACTCCTGGAGGACTGTGGAGCCTCTTATCGACCCAGCTCGAGCAGCATGACATCGCAGGCTGGTATGTCGATCCCAAAGACCCTCATCAAATATTTGCAGCAGGCAGCGCAGGTGTACTTCGCTCCGTAGATGGCGGAAAGCAGTGGGAGACGATCGGAAAAGGCTTGCCTGCTGCTGCTGATATTCGCAGCTTTGCCGGGATTCGCGAAGGGGAGCAGATTCGTCTGTTCGCCTTTGTGTCCGGTGAAGGTATCTACCAGTCCGTAGACAGCGGTGAACAGTGGAGCCTCTGGCAGCCGATGGACCAGGAAGTATTTTCCATGGACTTTGACCCAGAAGAAAACCGTCTCTATGTAGCGGCGCAATTCAGCTTGCTCTATAATGAGAACGGGGAATGGAAGACAGAGGTGCTCCCAGGGGCACAGCAGATCTACTCTCTTTCCGTCGACCGACGCACTGGCGTTTTGGCTGTCGCTACGGAACAAGGCATATTTGAAAAAAACAATGGCGAGTGGAGACTGCTCGATGCGCGTTCACCTGAAAAGCTGATCATGATCTCTTCTGGTGAAGGTGATACCAAATGGGTTGGGGTAGGAGAATCTGCACTCATCTACAAGCTTTCCGACAACAAATGGGTCAAATGGAATTAACGAAACGTTAAGACGTTTTTTACACAAAAGGAGCAGCGTATGAAAGCGAAGTTTTTGACAGGATGCAGGCTGATGGCGGTGTTCCTTCTCGTAGCTGTAACGGCAGGCTGCTCATTGCTGCCGCGCGGCGGTCAGGAAGCAGGGCCTGAGATCACGACGCCATCCTTGTCGCCGGTCGTGGAAGTTTCCGAAGATTACTACGGGAGTATCCCTCCTTACAAGCCTAACCAGACGCGCGGAATGCTGAGCGAGACGAAGTACCGCATCGATTTCAGCCATTTGGAGCTGGGATTGATGGAGTTTGCCCGAGATACGTTCCCGACATCCGAATACCTGTTCCAGGAAGGGCAGCAGATCAAGCAAGAGCAGGTCAAGGAATGGATCGCCCAGGAAAAGACGGGTGCTACCAACGGACAAAAGAAAAAAGGGATTCTGGTGCACGTGCTGGAGCATGATTACCTCAGCAAGGAAAAGGATCGCTTGGGGCAATTGGAAGGCATCGTTCTGGGGCTGTCGCTTTCGCCTGAATATCAGGATGCGACAGGCCAGGATAAAATGTACACGACGCAGGAACTGCAGGCAAAGGGTCAGCAGCTGGCGGCACGCATCGTCCAATCGGTTCGTGTGAATACCCCGACTGTACCCATGGTGATTTTGCTGTATCAGGTTCCAGAAGCGAATTCCTCTCTCGTGCCAGGTCGCTTCATCATGTCGGGGACGGTCAATGCAAACGAAGCAGCCATCTCCAAGTGGCAGCCGATTGAAGAGGAATACTACTTGTTCCCGAGCACGGATTTGGAGAAGAAGTACCCTCAGCAGTCCTTGCAGTTCGACAAGCTGATGCGTCAGTCCCAATCGTACTTTGGGGAGTATATCGGGATGACAGGCGTAGGGAGATTCATGGGTGGAAAGATGACAGAGCTGACCATTACGGCAACCGCCGAGTATGACTCCCGTACCGAGGTGCTGCAGTTCACCCAATTCGCTGCAGGCAGCATCGATCAATTGTTTGACAAGAGCGTGCACGTCAATCTGTACGTTCAATCGATGAACAAGCCGCTGTCGATCTACATCCGACCGTCCACCGGCGAACCGTATATGCATATTTACAGGCAGTAATGACACAGAAGGCTCCTTTACGTGAATCGTGGAGGAGCTTTCTTTTTTTGTTGGGAAGACACAACACATCTGTATAATCGTGATCAATGATTGAACAAAAGTGTTCATGCCTGTATGTGAATCTCCCTTATTGTTTTTCGAGAAAAATGCAAACACTAACGGAGACTGTGTGAGGTCGGTTTTGTTGGTATGATCCTTGCATATGTATAAAGAGTGAACCCAAACATGGAAGAAATCGATAAGGAGGCGTCACAATGCAAGTAGAATTCAAAAACGAGGCGTTTACCAATTTTAGCTTACCAGAAAATAAAAAGGCGTTTGAAGAAGCACTCGCGAAAGTTGAAAGCGAGCTGGGCCTGGAATATGACTTGATCATCGGCGGAGAGCGCATCAAAACCGAGAAGAAATCCCGCTCCATCAACCCTTCCAATAAAGAACAAGTAGTAGGTGTGGTATCCCAGGCTGACCAGGCACTGGCTGAAAAAGCGATCCAAGTGGCAGCTAGCACCTTTGAAACGTGGAAAAAAGTACCGGGCACCTCCCGTTCCCGTTACCTGACCAAAGCAGCAGCTATCCTGCGTCGCCGCAAGCATGAGTTCTCTGCTTGGCTCGTAAAAGA of Brevibacillus choshinensis contains these proteins:
- a CDS encoding VanW family protein — encoded protein: MKPITRSRWRIAAGVCYYRWKRHAQWLFGKKKYARKRSAELLPHVHFRHQTILLRQLQDVEMWMQHNKVTNLRIAAGRLNQVTILPGETFSYWRLIGKPTRKKGYLDGMLLSHGKVTAGVGGGLCQLSNLLYWMTLHTPLTVTERHRHSYDVFPDSGRTQPFGSGATCFYNYLDLQIANVTKSTFQLHVYVTDSHLVGEWRSDMPPTRRYEIVEKEQAIRPSLWGGYERSNRLYRNVFSLDGEWLDEEWVTENRAMMMYEPLLPEAQSHASGQN
- the pcrA gene encoding DNA helicase PcrA; the protein is MSSVDRIVSGLNPEQREAVLTTEGPVLILAGAGSGKTKVLTQRIAYLISVKQVAPWSILAITFTNKAAREMQNRVAGLIGGAAAQDAWLSTFHSLCVRILRRDIDRLGISRSFSILDAGDQLSVVKQCLKDLNIDPKQYEPRSILAAISTAKNELTDPETFAKLAGDPFSQVAAKVYEAYQKKLKNNQSLDFDDLIMTTVRLFKEVPEVLEFYQKKFRYIHVDEYQDTNRAQYLLISMLADKYRNVCCVGDADQSIYKWRGADISIILNFEKDYPEAKMIKLEQNYRSTKTILQAANQVIANNKLRKEKKLWTDNAGGEKISCFQGDSEHDEAYFIVDSIRRQMSQYKRYDKFAVLYRTNAQSRVVEEVFIKSNIPYTIVGGTKFYDRKEIKDILAYLRLISNPDDDISLARIINVPKRNIGDTTVDKLQAYANANGQSLFQAIQEAGYMGLPARTTNAILSFNDLITSLMQMTDYLSVTELVEEVLKRSGYRESLKEDKTLEAQARLENIEEFLSVTQEFERKNEDKSLLAFLTDLALVADIDSLDGEDDKQEASAEGQVVLMTLHSAKGLEFPVVYLVGMEEGVFPHSRSLFDESEMEEERRLAYVGITRAEERLFMTCARMRTLFGRTNVNAPSRFLQEIPAELLDGSPVADRGYGGGGGGGFGQRDAARSPFGTGGYQAGAAPRVGMAQRTAATAGSPFARPAAQAGSKLPGHGAAAGLDWKVGDKVKHGKWGTGTVVKVKGAGDDMELDIAFPSPTGIKKLLAKFAPIERG
- the ligA gene encoding NAD-dependent DNA ligase LigA gives rise to the protein MDRLTAETKMKELAKRIERHNRLYHEEDRPEITDQEYDQLMRDLRELENSFPELVAADSPTQRVGGEPLPFFEKVVHKTPMLSLGNAFNEEDLRDFDRRVRQAVGNQAVRYVGELKIDGLAVSLHYENGVFVRGATRGDGTTGEDITQNLRTIRSIPLRLTRPLSLEVRGEAYMSKGAFERLNKEREERGEALFANPRNSAAGSLRQLDPKIAASRQLDTFIYGIGELQGETVESHSEGLNLLETLGFAVNPERRVFDNIEDLIAFIAGWTEKRPSLPYEIDGMVIKVDSYAQQQELGFTAKSPRWAIAYKFPAEEAITVLEGIEVSVGRTGAVTPTALLKPVSLAGTTVKRASLHNEDIIREKGLMIGDHVVVKKAGDIIPEIIAVLPERRTGDEKPFSMPSHCPECGSDLVRLEEEVALRCINPMCPALIREGMIHFVSRTAMNIDGLGEKVVAQLFNDGIIHSVADLYYLHLQRDVLLGMERMGEKSVDNLLAAIEASKQNSLERVLFGLGIRLVGAKAARVIAEHFGTMDAIMQASEEDLTQIDEIGPKMAASLVNYFEQPQAKAVIERLRAAGVNMEYKGLRIEGGADLPFAGKTIVLTGTLAQMSRQEAEEAIARLGGKVTGSVSKKTDLVIAGEKAGSKLEKAEKLGVAVMDEAGFLEVLGSNS
- a CDS encoding WD40/YVTN/BNR-like repeat-containing protein, with the protein product MKGFLRVGYGAMVLVFLAGCGVTGQQSKPAPPSVTAAALKGDLTYQDVLERGETVHNLAMTADAERIWVGTHSGLYSSTPGGLWSLLSTQLEQHDIAGWYVDPKDPHQIFAAGSAGVLRSVDGGKQWETIGKGLPAAADIRSFAGIREGEQIRLFAFVSGEGIYQSVDSGEQWSLWQPMDQEVFSMDFDPEENRLYVAAQFSLLYNENGEWKTEVLPGAQQIYSLSVDRRTGVLAVATEQGIFEKNNGEWRLLDARSPEKLIMISSGEGDTKWVGVGESALIYKLSDNKWVKWN
- a CDS encoding CamS family sex pheromone protein yields the protein MKAKFLTGCRLMAVFLLVAVTAGCSLLPRGGQEAGPEITTPSLSPVVEVSEDYYGSIPPYKPNQTRGMLSETKYRIDFSHLELGLMEFARDTFPTSEYLFQEGQQIKQEQVKEWIAQEKTGATNGQKKKGILVHVLEHDYLSKEKDRLGQLEGIVLGLSLSPEYQDATGQDKMYTTQELQAKGQQLAARIVQSVRVNTPTVPMVILLYQVPEANSSLVPGRFIMSGTVNANEAAISKWQPIEEEYYLFPSTDLEKKYPQQSLQFDKLMRQSQSYFGEYIGMTGVGRFMGGKMTELTITATAEYDSRTEVLQFTQFAAGSIDQLFDKSVHVNLYVQSMNKPLSIYIRPSTGEPYMHIYRQ